Genomic segment of Agrobacterium vitis:
GGGATCACCATTTGAATGTAGGACATTAAGTCCTGCTTCGAGTAGCCCGCCGACATGCCGGATTGCTGCATCATCATGGCAAGTTGCTCATATGCCCCCATAGGGGTGTCCGCATGAACTGTGGACATGCTACCCGGATGACCGGTGTTGATGGCGCGCAGGAAAGAGAAAGCTTCAGCGCCTCTGATCTCGCCCACGAAAAGGCGGTCAGGACGCATGCGCAGTGCCGACTCGAGCAGGTTTTGAATGGTCACATTGGACGTGCCTTGCCCACCTTTGGAAGCAACCAAGTGGACTGCGTTTTTCTGTGGCGGAAAAAGTTCCCGCGTGTCTTCGAGCGTCAAGATGCGCTCGTTCAGCTCAACTGAATTGAGGCAGGCATTTAAGAATGTCGTTTTGCCCGAGGACGTGCCGCCGCTGATAAGGATCGAAACCCGCTTCGTGATTGCAGTATGGATGAAGTCGTAGATCTTTTCTTCGCGCAGATATCGAATGAGCTCGCGATCGACGTCGCTCAATCCCCCCACGGCAACCGACACCTTATCCAGCGATCCGTTGTCCCTGTAATCTTCCAGAGAGAAATTCTGGACGACCTGCTTTCGGATGGTAATGGATCCTCCGTCAGGAGCCGCGGGCGGTAAAACGACCTGAATGCGCTCACCAGTGGGCAGCGCCGCGCTTAGGATTGGATTGGCCTGGTTCAAGAACTGCTTTGTTGAGGCGGCGACGCGTTCTCCGATGTTCTCTATCTCTTGCGCGGTCAGAACATCGATAAGATGATGCTCCATATGGTCCGCGCCAAACCGTTCCACGTACACGTGGCCCGGCTTGTTGATCGCGATTTCGACAACCTTTGGATCATCTAGAAATGGCCTGATGGGCTCCAACGAACGAGTCAGGAAATAGTGGGGATCATGAACCAGTGGATTACCTGCCGGAGCGTTCACGTTTGATCTCCTTCATCGCTTCTGTAACCGGATCGTCGTACATGTCGCTGAAATCGAGGTCTTGGCGCACGAAGATGAAGATGCGTTCGCCCTGTGGGACGCTGATCGTCGGGGGGATGCGAAGATTTTCCGAAAGCACGGTGTTTGCCATGTCGCTAAACGTCTGTGCGATCGTCTCGCGAGCGAGATCCGCCCCACGCTGCGCATCGTCATTGTTGGAACCTGAACTCTGTTCGCTTCCATATCCCGTCAGATAGCTTGCGCCGCCACCAACGATCGAAAGAAGGATGGAAGCGCCGAAACGCTCCCGGAACTTGTTATCAACGTGACCTGTCAATCCTGATCGACCGAGGCTATCCGCTCCGATTGAGTTTAGCCTCACGCTGGCACCATCGTCACGGATCAGGCGTGTCCAGACGACGAAGATACGCTTCTGTCCACGCGTAACCTCCGACTGGTATTCGCCAATTAGGCGCGTGCCTGTAGGGATGATCACGCGCCGGCCGTCGAACGAGTAGACATCCTGAGATGTAATGGCACGGATCTGCCCGGGAAGATCACTCACGATGGCCGTTTCCAGAATGCCTGGAATAAGCGTGCCTTCTGGCACTAAAGCGTCGAGGCGCTTCAGCTGTCTGGCCTTGGCGCTGCGATCTCCTATCGCGCTCGCGGACGAGAGGTATTGGCTATTCTTGTCCTCGCCGGCAACCGTCAACGGCTGACCGCTGGCCGACCCGTCCAGCGAACCATTTCCGTTGCCTCCCAAATTCTGGTCCATAGTGATGAGCTTTGACCTGAAGCGCTCGGGAAACTCCTCCACTTTGGGTACTTCCACGATCGGAGGCGGAGCCGCTGGTGGTGGCGGCACGTTGAACGTTGTCGTGTCGGCTGGCGGCTCGGCTGGCGGCGGAGGCGGCGGAGGTGGCGGTAAGACGACGACCGGCTGTTCCGGGGCAGGTTGCGGCTCACCATCGCGCACGAAGCCAGGCGGCCGGAACGTCGTGGTGCGAAACTCTTCATCTGACTGGGAATTATCTCGCGGCTCATCTTTCGAGGTCGCAAGGACCATGTATGCGGCGATAACGCCAAAAATCACCAGAGCAGCCATTCCGGCCGTCTGGTTCCGTTTTGCGTTCTTGTTGCTGACATCCGTTTCGTCAGCCTGCGCCATAGCTTCAAGTTCGGGGCTGCGCTTCATCAGTTGCCGCTCCTTCTGCGCTTGCTTGCGTCCGGATCAGGTTTTGGAGCCATGATGTCAGGGTCAGGGGCTGCAAAATCGGGCTTGCGTAGATTGAAAATGCAGGTCCATTGGTTGCCGTCTCTCAGCGTGTATTGTGTCGCCGTGCCATCAACGACGATGTATTCGCCCTCTTTTCTGAAATTCCGAAGGGTCTCAGAGAAGTCAGACTGGACCGCAAAAATAGCAGGTACGCGTCCCTTGAACTTAAAGAACGTCTTCTTCCCATCATCGAAGACCATCGACGGCTTCAAAGCGGAGTCACCCGAGAATGAGTAGTCGATATTGACGTTTGCCTTGTCGATATTGCTGATGTTCGGGTTTACCGCCCGAAACTCTGCTTCTTTCCGCAGAGATGCGTTCAAATCCTTCTCGGGATACACAAAACGGATACCGAAAACCTTCCGTTCGTCTGTCGGCGCGTAGTCATTCAGCTCCAAGAAGTAAATCCGCTTGGATGTCACGACATTCATGTTCGTAGAAACACCTTTCGCAATTGGTTTTACGAATAGGATGTTGCCTTTCTCAGACGGTGCGACCTGCCAGCTATCGGTGTCGCCAAGCGAGATCGTCTCGAACTTTTCATCTTCATCAAAAATGATCATCGTTGAGATGCCGTAGGTCGCAGAGACCTTCACCACGTTATTCGGCTGGTAGACAACACTCGTAACGCGTGAATCCAACGTGCCGGGTCTAGGCTGCTGCGCGCCGAAGGCGTGACTCATCGTCACGGCCATGAAGGCCGCAGTGACAAATAGTCTGACTTTCATCCTGCTGCTCCCGGCGTAACCGTTTCCTGATCGCGTCGGTAGTTGTAGACCTGGAAGCCAAGCGGATTTTCAAAACGCCAATCGTTGCGCTCCGGCGTATCCGTGTATCGGAAGCGGACCACAGAGATGTAGTGCCGTGTGATGTTATCGCTCTCAGAGCTTTCGGTGGTCGAGAAGCGGACCAGCGCGGTGCTAGCGTTCGAGAACGTGACCGACTTAACGTCCACGGTGATTTTCTTGTTTCTGCCTAAGCGCCTGCCTGGGTTGTTCGGATTGGCCGCGCTCCATTCGTCTTGGAGCTCCTTAGCGGCGTCTGCCGTTGAAAGGAGGGCGGCAATTCCGAAGTTTTGCTGTATAGCAAACGGGTCATAACCCTCGCGCGAGCGGATGTAACGGACCACATTGGCCTGAGTAACGGCCTGCTGGTCGGTGAGGTTTGCAGAGCGCGTGAGCCCGGTTTTCACCTCAATGTAGCCGGTGTTTTTGTCGACCTCGACGATGTAAGGTTCGAAACTCTTGAGCGGCACCAACATCACCAATGTCCCGAGCGACATAAGTGTGATGGCGCTCATTATCATGGCAACGAACCAAGCAAATGTCCTTGAGCGATTTGCCTTCTTTACGATCTCCTGTTCCCATTTATCGCCATCTTGAAAATAGCTCCTGAGAGCTTCGTTTGAATCTGCCATGGTCTAGCCCTTAAACCCCTCTGAACAGCCTGCGTTTAGCGCGGCACGCTGTTGCTACTGATGCGATTTTGCATCGCACTCGCACTTGCATTTCGAATATTTTCCCGCATGCCGGCTTGTGTCCGCTCGCGTGCCTCCATGCCGAGTCGGCCAGCTGTGCCGGAGGCACTACGCGCGCCGGTTAGCATTGCAGCTGGAGCACTGAAGCCTGTCAGGCCCCCGACAGTTCGCGCCACTTGACCGATTCCGGCCGCGACG
This window contains:
- a CDS encoding VirB8 family type IV secretion system protein — its product is MADSNEALRSYFQDGDKWEQEIVKKANRSRTFAWFVAMIMSAITLMSLGTLVMLVPLKSFEPYIVEVDKNTGYIEVKTGLTRSANLTDQQAVTQANVVRYIRSREGYDPFAIQQNFGIAALLSTADAAKELQDEWSAANPNNPGRRLGRNKKITVDVKSVTFSNASTALVRFSTTESSESDNITRHYISVVRFRYTDTPERNDWRFENPLGFQVYNYRRDQETVTPGAAG
- a CDS encoding TrbG/VirB9 family P-type conjugative transfer protein; the protein is MKVRLFVTAAFMAVTMSHAFGAQQPRPGTLDSRVTSVVYQPNNVVKVSATYGISTMIIFDEDEKFETISLGDTDSWQVAPSEKGNILFVKPIAKGVSTNMNVVTSKRIYFLELNDYAPTDERKVFGIRFVYPEKDLNASLRKEAEFRAVNPNISNIDKANVNIDYSFSGDSALKPSMVFDDGKKTFFKFKGRVPAIFAVQSDFSETLRNFRKEGEYIVVDGTATQYTLRDGNQWTCIFNLRKPDFAAPDPDIMAPKPDPDASKRRRSGN
- the virB10 gene encoding type IV secretion system protein VirB10, coding for MKRSPELEAMAQADETDVSNKNAKRNQTAGMAALVIFGVIAAYMVLATSKDEPRDNSQSDEEFRTTTFRPPGFVRDGEPQPAPEQPVVVLPPPPPPPPPAEPPADTTTFNVPPPPAAPPPIVEVPKVEEFPERFRSKLITMDQNLGGNGNGSLDGSASGQPLTVAGEDKNSQYLSSASAIGDRSAKARQLKRLDALVPEGTLIPGILETAIVSDLPGQIRAITSQDVYSFDGRRVIIPTGTRLIGEYQSEVTRGQKRIFVVWTRLIRDDGASVRLNSIGADSLGRSGLTGHVDNKFRERFGASILLSIVGGGASYLTGYGSEQSSGSNNDDAQRGADLARETIAQTFSDMANTVLSENLRIPPTISVPQGERIFIFVRQDLDFSDMYDDPVTEAMKEIKRERSGR
- the virB11 gene encoding P-type DNA transfer ATPase VirB11, whose protein sequence is MNAPAGNPLVHDPHYFLTRSLEPIRPFLDDPKVVEIAINKPGHVYVERFGADHMEHHLIDVLTAQEIENIGERVAASTKQFLNQANPILSAALPTGERIQVVLPPAAPDGGSITIRKQVVQNFSLEDYRDNGSLDKVSVAVGGLSDVDRELIRYLREEKIYDFIHTAITKRVSILISGGTSSGKTTFLNACLNSVELNERILTLEDTRELFPPQKNAVHLVASKGGQGTSNVTIQNLLESALRMRPDRLFVGEIRGAEAFSFLRAINTGHPGSMSTVHADTPMGAYEQLAMMMQQSGMSAGYSKQDLMSYIQMVIPIVIQLRREGGKRGVSEIFFARDEA